One segment of Pseudomonas pohangensis DNA contains the following:
- a CDS encoding thioesterase family protein produces MARLNLQFPEDQYCYRTQLTVRVTDINAANHLGNDSMISMISEARARFLFEFGIPEVPLDGVGIIVTDLATTYRAEAHARDLLLFEVGVMDFNPYGGDITFRITRPADGALVAMAKSGFVFFNYQSGKVTAMPASFHSKFAGVNWLG; encoded by the coding sequence ATGGCACGCCTGAACCTGCAATTTCCCGAAGACCAGTATTGCTACCGTACCCAACTCACCGTCCGGGTCACCGACATCAACGCTGCCAACCATCTGGGCAATGATTCGATGATCTCGATGATTTCCGAAGCGCGGGCGCGCTTTCTGTTCGAGTTCGGCATTCCCGAGGTGCCGCTCGACGGTGTCGGCATCATCGTTACCGATCTGGCCACCACCTACCGCGCCGAAGCCCACGCCCGTGACCTGTTGCTGTTCGAAGTCGGCGTGATGGACTTCAACCCATACGGCGGCGACATCACCTTCCGCATTACCCGCCCGGCCGATGGCGCACTGGTGGCCATGGCCAAATCCGGGTTCGTCTTCTTCAACTACCAGAGCGGCAAAGTGACCGCCATGCCCGCCAGCTTCCACAGCAAGTTTG